A single window of Streptococcus cristatus ATCC 51100 DNA harbors:
- a CDS encoding PaaI family thioesterase, producing the protein MKDFHFDAISAFENYKIEEAKDGHVLVTTEVVPSSLNYYGNAHGGYLFTLCDQISGLVVISQGADAVTLQSSINYLKAAKLGDTLSIEGSCIHTGRTTRVVDVDIVNQDGKNVCKGTFTMFVTGERGENAQVRI; encoded by the coding sequence ATGAAAGATTTTCATTTTGATGCGATTTCAGCATTTGAAAACTATAAAATTGAGGAGGCCAAAGATGGCCATGTTTTAGTAACCACAGAGGTCGTCCCCTCTTCTCTGAACTATTATGGCAATGCACATGGAGGCTACTTGTTTACCTTGTGCGATCAGATAAGTGGTTTGGTTGTCATTTCACAAGGAGCTGACGCTGTGACCTTGCAATCTTCCATCAACTATCTTAAAGCGGCTAAACTAGGCGATACTCTGAGCATTGAGGGGAGCTGTATCCATACTGGCCGGACGACTAGAGTGGTGGATGTGGATATTGTCAACCAAGATGGAAAGAATGTCTGCAAGGGGACCTTTACCATGTTTGTCACTGGCGAAAGGGGCGAAAATGCACAAGTTAGAATATAA
- a CDS encoding MFS transporter → MNRQAAQLITRAAINKIGNMLYDYGNSIWLASLGALGQTVLGIYQISELVTSILFNPLGGAITDRFSRRKVLMVTDLICAGLCLLISFISNDQLMIGALIFANVVQAIAFAFSRPANKSYITEIVDKEDIVAYNSHLELALQVISVSAPVLSFIVMQYANLRVTLQLDALSFFLAFALVYFLPNHEPSKQQFPINLGNILIDIKEGLVYIRQQKEIFFLLLVASAVNFFFAAFNYLLPFTNQLYGKTGSYATILSLGAIGSIIGAILASKVKASMGNLLVALLLTGVGVAVMGLSALIPVHPYFSYSGNLICELFMTVFNIHFFSQVQTKVDKQYLGRVFSTIYTLAILFMPPATFLMTLLPSVRTLSFLLIGFGVMGLALISYLYQKKIEQTRLE, encoded by the coding sequence ATGAATCGACAGGCGGCGCAGCTGATTACACGGGCTGCTATTAATAAAATTGGAAATATGCTTTATGACTATGGGAATAGCATCTGGCTTGCTTCTTTGGGAGCTCTGGGACAGACGGTCTTGGGCATTTATCAGATATCGGAGCTAGTCACTTCTATCTTATTTAATCCTTTGGGTGGGGCCATTACGGACCGCTTTTCCAGACGTAAGGTGCTGATGGTAACGGATTTGATTTGTGCCGGTCTTTGTTTGCTGATTTCTTTTATCTCTAATGATCAGCTCATGATTGGAGCGCTGATTTTTGCTAATGTGGTTCAGGCTATAGCCTTTGCCTTTTCTCGGCCAGCTAATAAGTCTTATATTACCGAAATTGTGGACAAGGAAGACATCGTAGCCTACAATTCTCATCTGGAACTGGCCTTGCAGGTCATCAGTGTCTCAGCTCCAGTTTTGTCTTTTATTGTGATGCAGTATGCAAATCTGCGTGTGACCCTTCAGCTGGATGCGCTGAGCTTCTTTCTGGCCTTTGCCTTAGTTTACTTTCTGCCTAATCATGAGCCAAGCAAGCAGCAGTTTCCCATTAATCTTGGAAATATCCTGATTGATATCAAGGAAGGCTTAGTTTATATCCGTCAGCAAAAGGAAATCTTCTTTCTACTCTTGGTAGCTTCTGCAGTCAATTTTTTCTTTGCGGCCTTTAATTACCTATTGCCTTTTACCAATCAGCTTTACGGTAAGACCGGCTCTTATGCGACCATTCTGAGTTTGGGTGCTATAGGCTCAATCATTGGAGCTATTCTAGCCAGCAAGGTCAAGGCCAGTATGGGCAACTTACTTGTAGCCCTGCTATTGACTGGTGTCGGGGTAGCAGTCATGGGCCTCTCTGCCTTGATACCAGTTCATCCATATTTTTCTTATTCTGGTAATCTTATCTGCGAGCTCTTTATGACTGTGTTCAACATTCATTTCTTCAGCCAGGTTCAGACCAAGGTGGATAAGCAGTATCTAGGCCGCGTTTTCTCAACGATTTACACGCTGGCAATTCTTTTCATGCCTCCTGCGACTTTTCTGATGACGCTGCTGCCAAGTGTCCGCACCCTTTCCTTTCTTCTGATTGGTTTCGGAGTGATGGGACTGGCTTTGATTTCCTACCTTTATCAAAAGAAAATAGAACAAACTAGGTTGGAGTGA
- the yidA gene encoding sugar-phosphatase: MSIKLVAVDIDGTLVNNQKEITPEVFSAVQDAKAAGVKIVIATGRPIAGVKKLLEELKLNQPGNYVVTFNGGLVQDTVTGQELIKETLTYDDYLDIELLGRKLGVHMHAITKDGIYTANRNIGKYTVYESNLVNMPIFYRTPEEMADKEIVKCMYVDEPEILDAAIAKLPPELTEKYTLVKSAPFYLEIVKKTVNKGAAILHLAEKLGLSKEQTMAIGDEENDRAMLEAVGSPVVMENGREELKKIAKYITKSNEESGVAHAIREWVLK, encoded by the coding sequence ATGTCTATCAAATTAGTTGCCGTTGACATTGACGGCACCCTTGTAAATAACCAAAAAGAAATCACGCCTGAAGTCTTCAGTGCTGTTCAGGATGCCAAGGCTGCTGGCGTCAAAATCGTCATTGCGACCGGCCGTCCTATTGCAGGTGTTAAAAAACTCCTCGAGGAGCTAAAGCTTAATCAGCCAGGCAACTATGTCGTGACTTTCAATGGCGGACTGGTGCAGGATACTGTTACAGGTCAAGAATTAATCAAAGAAACACTAACCTACGACGACTATCTGGATATCGAACTGCTCGGGCGAAAATTAGGCGTTCACATGCATGCCATCACAAAAGACGGCATCTATACGGCCAATCGCAACATCGGCAAGTACACTGTTTACGAGTCCAATCTGGTCAACATGCCGATCTTCTATCGTACGCCTGAAGAAATGGCTGATAAAGAAATCGTCAAGTGCATGTATGTCGATGAGCCAGAAATTTTGGACGCAGCCATTGCCAAGCTTCCACCGGAATTAACCGAAAAATATACACTAGTTAAATCAGCTCCTTTCTATCTAGAAATTGTCAAAAAAACTGTCAATAAAGGGGCTGCTATCCTCCATCTAGCTGAAAAACTTGGCTTGAGCAAGGAGCAGACCATGGCTATTGGTGATGAAGAAAACGACCGCGCCATGCTAGAAGCAGTCGGCTCTCCTGTTGTCATGGAAAACGGCAGAGAGGAACTCAAGAAAATCGCCAAATACATCACCAAGTCGAACGAAGAATCTGGCGTAGCACACGCTATTAGAGAGTGGGTTTTAAAATAA
- a CDS encoding HAD family hydrolase yields the protein MHKLEYKHYLFDFYGTLVDIRTDEEDPTLWLYLSRIYAVYGADYQPEDLKKKYGQLVVEQENKIAQEKGLAYPEVDLVAVFIQLLQEAPTKHETQTPLPDVQAWGEQLAVTFRSLSRRQLHAYPNTLKVLKAIKDQGGDVILLSNAQKAFTMPEIELTGCAAYLDKVYISSDYQIKKPQAEWLELVLEENQFNPEATVMVGNDFSTDMAIAQAVGIDSVLLNTFPYSAAEINKLNKMQARVITDIEELLENRK from the coding sequence ATGCACAAGTTAGAATATAAACATTATCTTTTTGACTTTTACGGAACACTAGTAGATATCCGAACTGACGAAGAGGATCCGACTTTATGGTTGTATCTTTCCCGCATCTATGCAGTATATGGAGCAGATTATCAGCCAGAAGACTTGAAAAAGAAGTATGGACAATTGGTAGTAGAGCAGGAAAACAAGATAGCTCAAGAGAAAGGCCTTGCCTATCCAGAGGTTGATTTGGTGGCGGTTTTCATTCAGCTTTTGCAGGAAGCTCCAACTAAGCATGAAACCCAGACTCCGCTTCCAGATGTGCAGGCTTGGGGAGAGCAGCTGGCCGTAACGTTTCGGAGTTTGTCCCGTCGTCAGCTCCATGCCTATCCCAATACCTTGAAAGTTTTAAAGGCTATTAAGGACCAGGGAGGCGATGTTATTTTGCTCTCTAATGCTCAAAAGGCTTTTACAATGCCAGAAATTGAATTGACGGGTTGTGCTGCTTATCTGGACAAAGTTTATATTTCTTCGGATTATCAGATCAAAAAACCACAAGCAGAATGGTTAGAACTCGTACTGGAGGAGAATCAGTTCAATCCAGAAGCTACGGTGATGGTTGGCAATGATTTTTCTACGGATATGGCTATTGCTCAAGCTGTTGGAATTGATAGCGTTTTGCTGAACACCTTTCCATACTCAGCTGCAGAGATAAATAAGCTTAATAAAATGCAGGCCAGAGTCATTACGGATATAGAAGAACTGCTGGAAAATAGGAAGTAA
- a CDS encoding aminoacyltransferase — protein sequence MFSYKIGISAQEHDDFVTAHPQANLLQSSAWAQIKDNWGNERLGFYKDDHLVAAASVLIKPLPLRMTMLYIPRGPIMDYGDKELLTFVLASLKKFAKEKKALFVKFDPSLFLAESKMGAELQDNTETVELIQELQQAGAVWVGRTESLDETIQPRLQANIHKEDFSEELLSKSTRQAIRTARNKDIQIQFGGAELLDEFSALMKKTENRKNIHLRGKDYYQKLLDTYPDHSYITLSSIDLKERLEDLQTQLTKTLKEAEKFTEKTKPGKIENNQQEQKRLQEEIDFLQDKISQGAAVVPLSGTLVLEYGKTSENIYAGMDEEYRRYQPAIITWYETARHAFERGADWQNMGGIENDLKGGLYSFKSKFNPTIEEFAGEFNLPTNPLYHLSNLAYTIRKKLRSKH from the coding sequence ATGTTTAGCTACAAAATTGGAATTTCAGCTCAAGAACACGATGATTTTGTCACGGCTCATCCGCAGGCCAATCTTCTGCAGAGTTCTGCCTGGGCTCAAATCAAGGATAACTGGGGAAATGAACGTCTGGGCTTCTATAAAGACGACCATTTGGTTGCTGCAGCCAGTGTCCTGATTAAACCACTGCCCTTGAGGATGACCATGCTTTATATTCCGCGCGGTCCCATCATGGACTATGGTGACAAAGAGCTGCTGACCTTTGTTTTGGCGTCGCTCAAGAAATTTGCCAAGGAGAAAAAAGCGCTCTTTGTCAAGTTTGACCCCAGCCTCTTTCTGGCAGAAAGCAAGATGGGTGCTGAATTGCAAGACAATACAGAGACAGTTGAACTGATTCAAGAGTTGCAGCAGGCAGGAGCTGTCTGGGTCGGACGGACTGAGTCTCTGGATGAAACCATCCAGCCTCGCTTGCAGGCCAATATCCATAAAGAAGATTTCAGCGAGGAGCTGCTTTCTAAGAGTACCCGACAGGCTATTCGTACAGCCCGTAACAAAGACATTCAAATCCAATTTGGCGGAGCAGAATTACTGGATGAATTTTCAGCCCTGATGAAGAAAACGGAAAATAGAAAAAACATCCACCTACGCGGCAAAGACTATTATCAAAAACTCTTGGACACTTATCCTGACCACTCCTACATCACCTTATCCAGCATTGATCTAAAAGAACGCTTGGAAGACTTGCAGACTCAGCTGACCAAGACACTTAAGGAAGCAGAGAAATTTACCGAGAAAACCAAGCCCGGAAAGATTGAGAATAACCAGCAAGAACAAAAACGCCTCCAAGAAGAGATTGACTTTCTGCAGGACAAAATCAGTCAAGGGGCTGCTGTCGTTCCCCTGTCTGGCACCTTGGTCTTAGAATACGGCAAGACCTCTGAAAATATCTATGCCGGAATGGATGAGGAATACCGTCGTTATCAGCCTGCCATCATCACTTGGTACGAAACGGCTAGACACGCTTTTGAGCGCGGAGCAGATTGGCAAAATATGGGCGGAATCGAAAACGACCTCAAGGGCGGTCTCTACAGCTTTAAATCCAAGTTCAATCCAACCATTGAGGAATTCGCTGGTGAGTTTAACCTGCCAACCAATCCTCTCTATCATCTCTCCAATCTTGCCTACACTATCAGAAAGAAACTGCGCAGCAAGCATTAA
- a CDS encoding GBS Bsp-like repeat-containing protein: MKSKELIYLASTAILLAATANVVQAEENTPTTTDPEVAKAELQVEKDHQPQQVSLPEAVSTDRQVKQESSAAKSEASTVYKAPENLAPAASLVKENVPENKASEQAKAAASEAIQNPVKAEQTSPAISANPVSKKGSTSFYNAASSAGQTARGNSQAEIKGSTFVDVSSHNGHISVEDYRQLASKGVGGVVVKLTEGTHYTNPYAESQVRNAQAAGLQVSTYAFSHYTNDAEARAEARYYAAFANKLSLPKNTVMVNDMEDPKMQTGINQHTQAWADEMRKQGYANLMYYTSASWVDQNNLRHKGSINTSLFGLDNFWIAQYPAPKLSANDAKNLKYNSRAGAWQFTSQAQLLSGKHVFDQSIDYSGRFTARATLVKQPLTGKISIQNNNPKTGTFDVVVSEVSAPHGVQEVKLPTWSSERGQDDIVWYTATKQANGTYKLTVNAANHKGSTGEYNVHLYYVQGDGKLVGVGGTTTKVSVAKPEGKLTIANNNPKTGTFDVIVSEVSSPQGVREVLLPTWSNENDQDDIIWHKAQRQSDGTYKFTVRASEHKNSVGDYSVHLYYVQNDGKMVGVGGTTTKVSVAKPEGKLTITNNNPKTGTFDVIVSEVSSPQGVREVLLPTWSNEQGQDDIIWHKAQKQSDGTYKFTVRASEHKNSVGDYSVHLYYVQNDGKLVGVGGTTTKVSVAKPEGKLTITNNNPKTGTFDVIVSEVSSPQGVREVLLPTWSNENGQDDIIWHKAQKQSDGTYKFTVRSSEHKNSVGDYSVHLYYVQNDGKMVGVGGTTTKVSVAKPEGKLTITNNNPKTGTFDVIVSEVSSPQGVREVLLPTWSNEQGQDDIIWHKAQKQSDGTYKFTVRASEHKNSVGDYSVHLYYIQNDGKLVGVGGTTTKVSLASAAKPEGKLTIANNNPKTGTFDVIVSEVSSPQGVREVLLPTWSNENGQDDIIWHKAQRQSDGTYKFTVRASEHKNSVGDYSVHLYYVQNDGKMVGVGGTTTKVSIATGEKPQGKISIQNKNNETGEFDIVVSGVVAPEGVKTVYLPTWSSQNGQDDIQWYTAERQADGTYRKHVYARDHKNSQGEYNVHLYYLNNRNQLQGAGGEKTTVSIKHPQSPSNQRDRVLAAAAAMVGVKGGSAEHHRLVNDYNSVRPLPVGYAVKNSDDWCDIFTTVIFQREGLSDLIGRECGVERHIHIFKRLGIWNEDGNSTPKAGDIITFNWDKDTQQNDGWADHIGIVEKVENGIIHTIEGNSNDEVKRNTYRIGHGNIRGFASPRYR, encoded by the coding sequence GTGAAATCAAAGGAACTTATCTATTTAGCCAGTACTGCCATATTGCTAGCAGCAACGGCTAACGTGGTACAGGCAGAAGAAAATACTCCGACAACCACAGACCCTGAAGTAGCTAAGGCAGAACTTCAAGTAGAAAAGGATCATCAACCTCAGCAGGTATCCTTACCAGAAGCGGTATCCACAGATCGTCAAGTCAAACAAGAAAGCTCGGCCGCAAAATCTGAAGCTAGTACAGTATACAAGGCACCAGAAAATCTGGCACCTGCTGCTAGTCTGGTCAAGGAGAATGTGCCAGAAAATAAAGCGAGTGAACAAGCAAAGGCAGCTGCTTCTGAAGCGATTCAGAATCCAGTAAAGGCTGAGCAGACTTCCCCAGCGATCAGCGCCAATCCTGTATCTAAAAAAGGCAGCACTTCTTTTTATAATGCGGCTTCTTCAGCAGGACAAACAGCGCGTGGGAATTCACAAGCAGAAATCAAGGGCTCTACCTTTGTGGATGTGAGTAGTCATAACGGCCATATCAGCGTAGAAGACTATCGCCAATTAGCATCCAAAGGTGTTGGCGGTGTCGTTGTCAAACTGACAGAAGGAACCCACTATACTAATCCTTATGCTGAGTCTCAGGTTCGAAATGCGCAAGCAGCTGGTTTGCAAGTATCAACCTATGCCTTCTCGCACTATACAAATGATGCAGAAGCGAGAGCAGAGGCTCGTTACTATGCTGCTTTTGCTAATAAACTGTCCCTGCCTAAAAATACAGTCATGGTCAATGACATGGAAGACCCTAAAATGCAAACGGGGATCAACCAGCATACTCAGGCTTGGGCAGATGAAATGCGCAAGCAGGGATATGCAAATCTGATGTATTACACAAGTGCTAGCTGGGTTGACCAGAACAACCTACGCCACAAAGGTTCAATCAATACATCTCTCTTTGGCCTTGATAATTTTTGGATTGCTCAGTACCCAGCACCGAAGCTAAGTGCAAATGATGCTAAAAATTTGAAGTACAATAGCAGAGCAGGAGCTTGGCAATTTACTTCTCAAGCGCAACTGCTTTCTGGTAAGCATGTTTTTGACCAAAGTATTGACTACTCTGGTAGATTTACAGCTAGAGCTACTTTGGTTAAACAACCGCTGACAGGTAAGATTAGTATTCAAAATAATAATCCAAAAACTGGCACATTTGATGTTGTTGTTTCCGAAGTTTCCGCACCACATGGAGTTCAGGAAGTTAAACTTCCGACTTGGTCCAGTGAGCGTGGACAAGATGATATTGTTTGGTACACTGCAACGAAGCAAGCCAACGGGACTTATAAGCTGACAGTGAATGCTGCCAACCATAAAGGTTCTACGGGCGAATACAATGTTCATTTGTATTACGTTCAAGGTGACGGCAAGTTAGTCGGCGTCGGTGGTACAACGACTAAGGTTTCAGTTGCTAAGCCAGAAGGCAAGCTGACTATTGCCAACAATAATCCCAAGACCGGTACATTCGATGTGATTGTTTCTGAGGTTTCTAGCCCACAAGGGGTTCGTGAAGTCTTGCTTCCAACTTGGTCAAATGAGAATGATCAGGATGATATTATCTGGCACAAGGCTCAAAGACAGTCAGACGGTACATATAAATTTACCGTCCGTGCTAGCGAGCACAAGAATTCTGTCGGCGACTACAGTGTCCACTTGTACTATGTCCAAAACGATGGTAAGATGGTTGGTGTCGGTGGCACAACGACTAAGGTGTCCGTTGCGAAGCCAGAAGGCAAGCTGACTATTACCAACAACAATCCCAAGACGGGTACATTCGATGTGATCGTGTCCGAGGTTTCTAGCCCACAAGGGGTTCGTGAAGTCTTGCTTCCAACTTGGTCAAATGAGCAAGGTCAGGATGACATCATCTGGCACAAGGCACAGAAACAGTCAGATGGTACATATAAATTTACGGTTCGTGCTAGTGAGCATAAGAACTCTGTAGGTGACTACAGTGTCCACTTGTACTATGTCCAAAACGACGGCAAGTTAGTCGGCGTTGGTGGTACGACGACTAAGGTATCCGTTGCGAAACCAGAAGGCAAGCTGACTATTACCAACAACAATCCTAAGACTGGTACATTCGATGTGATCGTGTCCGAGGTTTCTAGTCCGCAAGGCGTTCGTGAAGTCTTGCTTCCGACTTGGTCAAATGAAAATGGTCAGGATGACATCATCTGGCACAAGGCACAGAAACAGTCAGACGGTACTTATAAATTCACCGTCCGTTCTAGCGAGCATAAGAACTCTGTAGGTGACTACAGTGTCCACTTGTACTATGTCCAAAATGACGGCAAGATGGTTGGTGTTGGTGGTACAACGACTAAGGTATCCGTTGCGAAACCAGAAGGCAAGCTGACTATTACCAACAATAATCCCAAGACCGGTACATTCGATGTGATCGTGTCCGAGGTTTCCAGCCCGCAAGGCGTTCGTGAAGTCTTACTTCCAACTTGGTCAAATGAACAAGGTCAGGATGACATCATCTGGCACAAGGCACAGAAACAGTCAGACGGTACATATAAATTCACGGTTCGAGCCAGCGAGCATAAGAATTCTGTCGGCGACTACAGCGTCCACTTGTACTATATTCAAAATGATGGCAAGTTGGTTGGTGTCGGTGGTACAACGACTAAGGTTAGTCTTGCTTCAGCTGCGAAACCAGAAGGCAAGTTGACTATTGCCAACAACAATCCCAAGACCGGTACATTCGATGTGATCGTGTCCGAGGTTTCTAGCCCCCAAGGTGTTCGTGAAGTACTGCTTCCAACTTGGTCAAATGAGAATGGTCAAGATGACATCATTTGGCACAAGGCACAAAGACAGTCAGACGGCACTTATAAATTCACCGTTCGTGCCAGTGAGCACAAAAACTCTGTCGGCGACTACAGTGTCCACTTGTACTATGTCCAAAACGACGGTAAGATGGTCGGTGTTGGTGGCACAACAACTAAGGTTTCCATTGCGACAGGGGAGAAACCACAGGGAAAAATCAGTATTCAAAATAAAAACAATGAAACTGGTGAATTTGATATCGTCGTTTCTGGTGTTGTAGCTCCAGAAGGTGTCAAAACTGTCTATTTGCCAACTTGGTCCAGTCAAAATGGACAAGATGATATTCAATGGTATACGGCGGAACGCCAAGCTGATGGTACTTATCGCAAGCATGTTTATGCAAGAGACCATAAAAATAGCCAAGGCGAGTACAATGTTCACCTATATTACTTGAACAATCGCAATCAGCTGCAAGGAGCTGGTGGAGAGAAGACCACGGTTTCTATCAAACATCCTCAATCGCCTAGCAATCAGCGTGATCGTGTTCTTGCAGCAGCAGCAGCGATGGTTGGCGTCAAGGGAGGCAGTGCTGAGCACCACCGTTTGGTCAATGACTATAATAGCGTTAGACCGCTACCAGTCGGTTATGCTGTAAAGAATTCAGATGACTGGTGCGACATTTTCACAACAGTTATTTTCCAAAGAGAAGGCTTGAGCGATCTCATCGGTCGCGAATGTGGTGTTGAGCGCCATATTCATATCTTTAAACGTCTAGGTATCTGGAATGAAGATGGTAATTCTACACCTAAAGCGGGCGATATTATCACCTTTAACTGGGATAAAGATACCCAGCAAAATGATGGCTGGGCTGATCATATCGGTATTGTCGAAAAAGTTGAAAATGGTATCATTCATACGATTGAAGGTAACAGTAACGACGAAGTTAAACGTAATACTTATCGTATTGGTCATGGAAATATCCGTGGTTTCGCGTCACCTCGTTATAGATAA
- a CDS encoding aminoacyltransferase, protein MTFKLLSQEEFIQHTLASSQRSFMQTVEMAELLSKRGFSTQYVGYTDPQGQVVVSAVLYSMPMTGGLHMEINCGPVSTDAQYLTPFYQALQAYAKKEGALELIIKPYETYQIFDSNGQPTSDEKAELIQQLTDLGFAFDGLQTGYPGGEPDWHYVKDLAGLTEKDLLKSFSKNGKATVKKANTFGIKLKRLERDQLSIFKDITAATSDRREYDDKPLDYYQDFYDSFGQQADFMTASLNFQDYLQNLQKDQDKLGQKIQKLQADLEKNPQSEKKQNQLRELSSQFDSFETRKAEAQELIDKYGDQDQVLAASLFIYTPQEATYLFSGSYPEFNKFYAPALLQEYVMTESIKRGIPFYNFLGIMGIFDGSDGVLRFKQNFNGFIVRKIGTFRYYPNPLKFKLLQLIKKMLRR, encoded by the coding sequence ATGACCTTTAAACTTCTCAGCCAAGAAGAATTCATCCAGCATACCTTAGCTAGCTCCCAACGTTCTTTTATGCAGACCGTAGAAATGGCAGAGCTGCTGAGCAAACGTGGCTTCAGTACCCAGTATGTCGGCTACACCGACCCGCAGGGACAGGTAGTGGTGTCTGCTGTCCTCTACAGCATGCCTATGACTGGCGGTCTTCACATGGAAATCAACTGCGGCCCTGTCTCTACTGATGCTCAATACCTGACCCCCTTCTATCAAGCTTTGCAGGCCTATGCTAAAAAAGAAGGCGCTCTAGAGCTGATCATCAAGCCCTACGAGACTTATCAGATCTTTGACAGCAATGGCCAGCCCACATCTGATGAAAAAGCCGAGCTTATCCAGCAACTGACTGACTTGGGCTTTGCCTTTGACGGCTTACAGACAGGCTATCCAGGCGGGGAGCCTGATTGGCATTATGTCAAAGATTTAGCTGGTCTGACGGAGAAAGACCTGCTCAAATCCTTCAGCAAAAACGGCAAGGCGACAGTTAAAAAGGCTAATACTTTTGGTATCAAGCTAAAAAGACTGGAACGTGACCAACTCAGCATTTTTAAAGACATCACAGCTGCTACTTCTGACCGGCGGGAATATGATGACAAGCCACTAGACTACTATCAAGATTTTTATGATAGCTTTGGTCAACAGGCGGACTTTATGACAGCCAGTCTCAACTTTCAGGACTATCTCCAAAACTTACAAAAAGATCAAGATAAACTGGGCCAGAAAATTCAGAAACTGCAAGCAGACTTGGAAAAAAATCCGCAGTCTGAAAAGAAGCAAAATCAGCTGCGAGAGCTTTCCAGCCAGTTTGACAGCTTTGAAACCCGCAAAGCAGAAGCCCAAGAACTGATTGATAAGTACGGCGACCAAGACCAAGTTTTGGCTGCCAGCCTCTTTATCTACACCCCCCAGGAAGCAACCTATCTTTTCAGCGGCTCCTATCCTGAGTTTAACAAATTCTACGCTCCAGCCCTGCTGCAGGAATACGTTATGACCGAAAGCATCAAGAGAGGCATTCCATTTTATAATTTCCTCGGTATTATGGGAATTTTCGACGGTTCTGACGGTGTTCTGCGCTTCAAACAGAACTTCAACGGCTTCATCGTCCGAAAAATCGGGACTTTCCGTTATTATCCTAACCCACTCAAGTTTAAGCTGCTTCAGCTCATAAAGAAAATGCTAAGACGTTAA
- the tpiA gene encoding triose-phosphate isomerase: MSRKPFIAGNWKMNKNPEEAKAFVEAVASKLPSSDLVEAGIAAPAVDLTTVLAAAKGSNLKVAAQNCYFENAGAFTGETSPQVLKEIGTDYVVIGHSERRDYFHETDEDINKKAKAIFANGMLPIICCGESLETYEAGKAAEFVGAQVSAALAGLTAEQVAATVIAYEPIWAIGTGKSASQDDAQKMCKVVRDVVAADFGQEVADKVRVQYGGSVKPENVAEYMACPDVDGALVGGASLEAESFLALLDFVK, translated from the coding sequence ATGTCACGTAAACCATTTATCGCTGGTAACTGGAAAATGAACAAAAATCCAGAAGAAGCAAAAGCATTTGTTGAAGCAGTTGCGTCAAAACTTCCTTCATCAGACCTTGTTGAAGCAGGTATCGCAGCTCCTGCAGTTGATTTGACAACTGTTCTTGCTGCTGCAAAAGGTTCAAACCTTAAAGTTGCTGCTCAAAACTGCTACTTTGAAAATGCAGGTGCTTTCACTGGTGAAACAAGCCCACAAGTTTTGAAAGAAATCGGTACTGACTACGTTGTTATCGGTCACTCAGAACGCCGTGACTACTTCCATGAAACTGACGAAGATATCAACAAAAAAGCTAAAGCAATCTTTGCAAACGGTATGCTTCCAATCATCTGTTGTGGTGAAAGCCTTGAAACTTACGAAGCTGGTAAAGCTGCTGAATTCGTAGGTGCTCAAGTATCTGCTGCATTGGCTGGCTTGACAGCTGAACAAGTTGCTGCAACTGTTATCGCTTATGAGCCAATCTGGGCTATCGGTACTGGTAAATCAGCTTCACAAGACGACGCACAAAAAATGTGTAAAGTTGTTCGTGACGTTGTAGCTGCTGACTTTGGTCAAGAAGTTGCTGACAAAGTTCGCGTTCAATACGGTGGTTCAGTTAAACCTGAAAATGTTGCAGAATACATGGCTTGTCCAGATGTGGACGGAGCTCTTGTTGGTGGAGCATCACTTGAAGCAGAAAGCTTCCTAGCTCTTCTTGATTTTGTGAAATAA